The nucleotide window CGGATGAACCCCCGCGAACCGGGCACGTGACCACTGCACCCGGGCACCGAGGAGGACCACCATGGCCATCGCGACCGTCAACCCCGCGACCGGCGAGACCGTCAAGACCTTCGAGCCGTTCGGCCCGGACGAGATCGAGCGGCGGGTGGCCCGCGCCGAGGCCGCCTTCCGCCAGTGGCGCACCACCGACTTCGCCTCCCGCGCCGCCCTGCTGGAAGCCGCCGCGGACCTGCTGGAGAAGGAGCAGGACGAGATCGCCCGCACGATGACCACCGAGATGGGCAAGACCCTGGCGGCGGCCACCGCCGAGGCGGCCAAGTGCGTCAAGGCGATGCGCTGGTACGCCCGCAACGCCGAACGGCTCCTCGCCGACGAACTCCCCTCGGCCGCCGACGTCGCCGACTCCGGCGGCTCCCGCGCCTACGTCCGCTACCGCCCGCTCGGCGTGGTGCTCGCCGTCATGCCGTGGAACTTCCCGCTGTGGCAGGTGGTGCGGTTCGCCGCCCCCGCGCTGATGGCCGGCAACACCGGACTGCTCAAGCACGCCTCCAACGTGCCGCAGACCGCGCTCTACCTCGGCGACCTCTTCCGCCGCGCCGGCTACCCGGACGGCTGCTTCCAGACCCTGCTGATCGGCACCGACGCCGTGGCCGGCCTGCTGCGTGACCCCCGGATCGCCGCCGCCACCCTCACCGGCAGCGAACCGGCGGGCCGCTCGGTGGCCTCCATCGCCGGCGACGAGGTGAAGAAGACCGTGCTCGAACTGGGCGGCAGCGACCCGTTCATCGTGATGCCCTCGGTCGCCGGCGACCTCGACCGCGCGGTACGCACCGCGGTCACCGCCCGGGTGCAGAACAACGGCCAGTCGTGCATCGCCGCCAAGCGGTTCATCGTCCACCGCGACGTCTACGACGACTTCGCCGCCCGGTTCACCGAGGCCATGGGGGCGCTGACGGTCGGCGATCCGATGGCGTCCACCACGGACGTCGGCCCGGTGGCCACCGAGAAGGGCCGGACCGACCTGGAGGACCTGGTGGCCGACGCGACCGCGCACGGGGCCCGGGTGCTGTGCGGCGGCCGGCGCCCGCAGGAACTCACGGCCGGCTGGTACTACCGGCCCACCGTGCTCTCCGGGATCACCGGGGAGATGCGGATCCACCGGGAGGAGGCCTTCGGCCCGGTCGCCACGGTCTACCGGGTGGACGACGCCGACCAGGCCGTCCGCCTCGCCAACGACTCGCCGTTCGGCCTCAGTTCCAACGTGTGGACGCACGACGAGGACGAGCAGCGCCGCTTCGTCCGCGACATCGAGGCCGGCGGCGTCTACTTCAACGGCATGACCGCCTCCCACCCCGCGATGCCCTTCGGCGGCGTCAAACGCTCCGGCTACGGACGCGAGCTGTCCGGCCACGGCATCCGCGAGTTCTGCAACGTGACCACCGTCTGGTACGGCGCCTGACACGCGCGGGGGAGGACGCGATGGAACTGGCCATGGTGCTCGACTGCGCCGACCCCGAGCGGCTGGCCGCCTTCTGGGCCGGCGCCCTCGGCTACCGGCGCACCGGCGGCGACCCGCCCTACGTGGGCCTCGCCGACCCCGCGGGCCGCCGGCCCGACCTGCTGCTCCAGCGGGTGCCGGAACCCCGGTCGGGCAAGAACCGGATGCACCTCGACCTGCGGGTCGACGCCCTCCAGCCGCACCTCGACCGGCTGCTGGCCGACGGCGCCCGTCGGCTGCGCGGCCCGTTCGACGACCGCGGCTGGCTGACCGCCGTCCTCGCCGACCCGGAGGGCAACGAGTTCTGCCTCATCGTGCCGCCGCGCTGACGGCTCCGTTCAGGCGGTGGCCTCCGGCGGGGTCTGGAGCACCAGCGGACGCACGTTCCACGAGGCGATGGCGGGGTGCCCGTGCTCGGTGCCCAGCCGGCTCACCGAGGCGGTGTCCAGCCGGAAGAGCGCCCCGGAGGAGGCCGGCAGCCCCAGCCGGCGGGCCGCCAGCGCCCGGAAGAAGTGCGCGTGGCCGACGAGCACCACGTCACCGCCCTCACCGTCCAGGTCGGCGTCCCGCAGCGCCGCGTCCACCAGCTTCAGCACCCGGTCGGCGCGCTCGCCGACCTGCTCCGGCGACTCCCCGGGGTGCTCGGCGGGGCCCGCGGCCACCCCGTGCCGCCACAGGTCCCAGTCGGGCCGGGTGCGGTGGATCTCCACGGTGGTCACCCCCTCGTAGCCGCCGTAGTCCCACTCGTGCAGATCGGGCTCGACCACCGGGGTGCCCAGGCCCGCCAGGTCCGCGGTGCGCAGCGCCCGGGCCATCGGGCTGGACATGGTCACGGCGATCCGCCGCCGGGCCAGCAACGGGCGCAGCGCCCGCGCCTGTTCCTCACCCTTGGCGGTCAGCGGCAGGTCGGTCCAGCTGGTGTGTTTCATGGTCCGGCTCCACTCGGTCTCGCCGTGCCTGACCAGGATCAACTCGCCCATGTCCTAACCCACGTCCCTCATCGGTGCCCGGCGGCGCGCCCGGTGGGCGGCGCCGTCGGACGGTTACCAGGTGCACCCCCCATCTTGCGCCCGGCCCCTCCGGGCGGCGCACGCCGGGTGCGTACCCCGGCGCGCTGACGCAGGATGGGGGCGGCGTCGTACGCCGCACGGGCGAGCATCGGGAGGCCGGATCGTGACAGCCGCAACGGACGCGACGAGGGGCGGGACGGCCGGGGAGTACGACGTGATCGTGCTCGGCGCCGGACCCACCGGCGAGAACCTCGCCGACCGCACCCGGGCCGCGGGGCTCACCACGGTGGTGGTGGAGAGCGAACTCGTCGGCGGCGAGTGCTCCTACTGGGCCTGCATGCCCAGCAAGGCCCTGCTGCGCCCGGTGATCGCCCACGCCGACGCCCGTCGCGCCCCCGGCGCCCGCGAGGCGGTCCGCGGCGGCCTCGACGCCCCGGCCGTCCTCGCCCACCGCGACGCGTTCGCCTCGCACTGGCGCGACGACGGGCAGGTGGCGTGGCTGGAGTCGGCCGGCATCGAGCTGGTGCGCGGCCACGGACGGCTCGCCGGGGAACGCCGGGTCGAGGTGCGCGGGGCGGACGGGACGCCGCGTACCCTCACCGCCCGGCACGCGGTGGCGGTCTGCACCGGCAGCCGCGCCGCCCTGCCCGACCTGCCCGGGATCGACCGGGCACGCCCGTGGACCAGCCGGGAGGCCACCTCGGCCAAGGAGGTCCCCGGCCGGCTGATCGTGGTCGGCGGCGGTGTGGTGGCGGTCGAGATGGCCACCGCCTGGCGGGCGCTCGGCGCCCAGGTGACCGTCCTGGTCCGCGGCGGCCGGCTGCTGGAGCGGATGGAGCCGTTCGCCGGTGAGCTGGTCACCGGGTCGCTGGCGCGCGGCGGGGTCACCGTGCGCTTCGGCGCCCCCGTCACCGCGGTGCGCCGCGACCGTACGGACGGGCCCGTGGTCGTCACCGTCGAGGGCGGCCACGAGTTCATCGGCGACGAGGTGCTCTTCGCCACCGGACGGGCACCGCGCACCGACGACCTGGGCCTGGAGAGCGTGGGGCTGACCGCCGGCCGCCCGCTGGAGGTGGACGACACCTGCCGGGTGACCGCGGTCGCCGGCGGCTGGCTCTACGCCGCCGGCGACGTCAACCACCGCGCCCTGCTGACCCACATGGGCAAGTACCAGGCCCGGATCGCCGGCGCCGCCATCGCCGCCCGGGCCAAGGGCGAGCCGCTGGACACCGCGTCCTGGGGGCGCCACGCGGCCACCGCCGACACCGCCGCGGTGCCCCAGGTGGTCTTCACCGACCCCGAGGTGGCCTCGGTGGGCCTCACCGCCGAGGCGGCCGAGCGCGCCGGCCACCGGGTGCGCGCCGTCGACCACGACCTCGGCCAGGTGGCCGGCGCCGCCCTGTACGCCGACGGCTACCAGGGCCGGGCCCGCATGGTGGTCGACGAGGACGCCGGCCACCTGCTCGGCGTCACCTTCGCCGGCCCCGGCGTCGGCGAACTGCTCCACTCCGCCACCGTCGCCGTGGCCGCCCGCGTCCCGCTGGACCGGCTCTGGCACGCGGTGCCGGCGTACCCGACCATCAGCGAGGTGTGGCTGCGCCTGCTGGAGGCGTACCGCGGCTGACGGCGCGGTACGCCTTCGGGACGGCCGCGCCCGGGCGGAGGCAGCGGGCCCTGCCGCAGGCTACGACGCGGGCTGGCGGGCGGTCAGGCCGGTCAGGAGGCGGTCGAGTACGGCGCCGGCTTCCCGGCGGGCCTCCTCGTGGTCGTCGGCCCGGGCGATGTACAAGCTGGCCTCGGAGATCAGCGCGGCCAGCATCCGGGTCAGCGGGCGCACCGGCAGCGGGTCGACCCGGCCCTCCGCGATCGCCTCGGTCAGCGCCTCGGCGAGCAGCCCGTAGCCGTGCCGTTCGACCAGCGCGTCCCAGGCGCTGTGGCCCAGCACGGCGGGCCCCTCGATCAGCACGATCCGCTGGAAGTCGGGGTCGGTGCACGCGTCCAGGAACGACTGGAAGCCGGTGCGCAGCAGCTGCCAGGCGTCGCCGGGGTGCTCCTCGGCGCGCCGCACCTCCTGCTCGACCAGGCGCTCGGCCATCTCCTGCGCGCATTCGGCCATCACCGCGCGGAACAGGTCGGCCTTGTCGCGGAAGTGGTGGTAGAGCGCACCGCGGGTGACCCGGGCCGCGGTGACGATGTCCTCGGTGCCGGTGGCCGCGTAGCCGCGGTCGGCGAAGAGGCGTCGGGCCGCCGAGAGCAGGGCCCGGCGGGTGTCGGTCACATGTTCGGCGCGGCGGCTGCTGGGCAAGTGTGGCACGGTCATACATACATCCTGTTCCATACAGACTGTATGTTGGAAGGGAGGCCGGGGTCCGTGCCACGGGTTACCGCCGCACGGCACCGGAAACGAAGGGCTCGGGAACGGAGACATCGACCATGGGACTCCCGCTCAACCTCACCGTCAAAATGGGCGGTTACCTGCTGAAGCAGAAGCTGTTGCGGCGCGAGAAGTTCCCGCTCATCGTCGAGGTGGAACCGCTGTTCGCGTGCAATCTCAAGTGCAACGGCTGCGGCAAGATCCAGCACCCGGCCGGTGTGCTCAAGCAGCGTATGCCGGTCCAGCAGGTCATCGGCGCCGTCGAGGAGTGCGGCGCGCCGATGGTCTCGCTGGCCGGCGGTGAGCCGCTGATGCACCCCCAGATCCACCTGATGACGCGGGAACTGCTCGACCGCGGCAAGTTCGTGGTGCTGTGCACCAACGCCGTGCTGCTGCCGAAGCACTTGCACAAGTTCACCCCGCACCGCAATTTCGCCTGGATGGTCCACATCGACGGGCTGCGCGAGCGGCACGACGAGTCGGTGAGCAAGGAAGGTGTCTTCGACGACGCCATCGAGGCGATCCGCCAGGCCAAGGCGGCCGGGTTCGCGGTCTACACCAACTCGACCTTCTTCAACAACGACAGCCCCCAGGACGTCATCGAGGTGCTGGACTACCTCAACGACGAACTGAAGGTCGACCGCATGGAGATCTCGCCCGGCTACGCCTACGAGAAGGCCCCCGACCAGGAACGTTTCCTCGGCGTCGAGCAGACCCGGCAGCTGTTCCGGAAGGCGTTCTCCGAGGGCCGCCGCCGCAAGTGGCGGCTGAACCACTCCGAGCTGTACCTGGACTTCCTGGAGGGCCGCACCGACTTCGAGTGCACCCCCTGGGCGATCCCCTCGTACTCCCTCTTCGGCTGGCAGCGCCCCTGCTACCTGATGTCCGACGGTTACGCGGCCACCTACAAGGAGCTGCTGGAGACCACCGAGTGGGACAAGTACGGGCGCGGCAGGGACCCGCGGTGCGACAACTGCATGGCGCACTGCGGCTACGAGCCCACCGCCGTGCTGGCCACCATGGGGTCGCTCAAGGAGTCCTTGCGCGCGGTGACCGGCCGCTGACCCGGCCGGGCGCCGCCGGGGCCGCCCGGCCGGGCCGTGACCGGCCGGCCGCGGTGACCCCGGCTTCTCGCGTCAGCCCACGGTGACCTGGAAGACCGGGGAGGCCGTGGAGCCGCTGACGATCCGCAGCTGGTTCACCCCGCGAAGGCCCAGCTTCACCCGAAGGGAGTACGTCCCGTCGCGGTGGACGGGGGCGCTCGCGGGCAGCGAGACCCAGCGGCCCCGCTGCTTCTGCTGAAGGGTGATCGAGGCGCCCGGCCGCAGCCCGGTGGTCTTGCCGGTGACGCGGAACTCCTGCCACGCCCGCACCGTGCCGACCGAGGCATGGGCGGTGATGGTGGCCGGTACGGAGACGGCGGCCCGGGCGGCCGGAGCGGCGGACGGGACGGGGACGGCGGGGCCGGCCGCGGAGGCGGTGGTGGCCGCCAGCAGCACCGCGGTGGCGCCGAGCACGCCGGCGGCGGCGAGGCGGGTGGCGGAGCGCTTCGTGGCGTTCATCTGAGTCCCTTTCGACGAAGGACCATCGGGGTCACGGCCACCGCGCCGGGATTCGGCTGATTGCCGTGATGTCGTCTCCATAGACAAGCTGACCGTCGGACGCGTTGCGGCGTTCCATGTCACCAGTTCGCAACAAGAGGTGAATCGCCCCCCGAAGACGATTGAAATCGGGCAATGCGTCATCTTCGCGGCGACCTGGCCGGGCCGCCGCGCGTCATCGCGCCGTCGTCAACGCGCGCTCTTCCCAACGGTGTTGGGGTCGATGAGGGCGGCGAGCGCGTCCAGCACGCGTTCCAGTCCGAAGGCGTAGGCGTGATCGGGGTTGTAGGCGCTGCCGTGCGCGGCGCCGGCCGCGGCGCCGACCCGGGCCGCCAGCGGATAGGCCCGTTCGTCGAAGACCCGGGCGAACAGCGGCCCGTTGACCGCCCACCACTCCTCGTCGTCCATGGCGCTCTCCTGCCGCACCGCCCGCGCCTCGGCGTCCGCGCGGGCGCATGCCTGCACGAACGCGAGCAGATACGCCAGGCAGTCGTCCATGGTGACGTCGTCGAGGCCGAGCCCGTCGAGCGCCGACAACTCGTGCTCGTACTTGGCCATCTGCCCCGGGCCCAGCGGCGGACGGCTGGTGGAGACCGCCGCGGCCCAGGGATGCCGCCGGTAGAGCGCCCGGTTCTCCTCCGCCACCGCGGCCACCCGTTCCCGCCACGGCCGGCCGGTGGTGTCGGTGCGGGCCATCCGCCCGTACGCGGCGTCCAGCATCAGCTCCAGCAGCTCGGCCTTGCCCGGCACATAGGTGTAGAGCGTCATCGGGACCACGCCGAGCGCCTGGGCCACCTTGCGCATGGTGACCGCCGCGAGCCCCTCCGCGTCGGCGATCGCGGTCGCCGCGTCCACCACCGCGTCGATGCTCAGCCCCGGGCGCGGTCCGCGCCGGCGGTCGGAGGTGGGCTGACGCCACAGCAGTTGCAGGGTGCGGGCGGGGTCGTGGGCGGCGGGTCGTCGGCTGGTCACGGGGAGATCTTCTCGCACCGGGCGCGGGCCCGGGTCGGCGGATGGCCGCCCCTTGTACTCTGTACCTCGTACAGAGTACGTTGTACAGCGTTACTGGGACCGACCACGAGGAGTCTTCGTGCGGATATCCGCGAGCGCGGTGTCGTTGAACGTGGCGGACGTCGCCGCCTCCAGCGCCTTCCTGGTGGAGCACTTCGGGTTCCGGGAGGAGATGGCGGCCGACGGGTTCGCCTCGCTGGCGCGGGACGGGCTCGGGTTCGACGTGGTCTTCCTGCGGTGCGGGCTGGAGACCCTCCCGGCCGACCAGCGGGACGTCCACGCGGCCGGGCTGATCCTCGCCTTCACGGTGGACGACCTCGAAGGCGAACTCGCCCGGCTCCGTGCCGAAGGCGTGCCCGTCACCATGGAGCCGACCGAGGAGGAATGGGGTGAACGCGCCTTCCAGGTGCGCGACCCCAACGGGGTGATCGTGCAGCTGATGGACTGGAAGGGGGCCGGGGCGCAGGCCGGCTGAGAACGCGGCACGGGGGGGGCGACGGCGGGGCCGAACCGCCGCCGCCCCCCTTGGCGTACGCGCCGCGCGGTGCTTCAATTCACGGCAGCCGTCAAGTTAGGAAACTTTACTAACTTGGTTCGGCTCCGCTGCCCAGCCCGAACCATGGCCGCCCACGGCCGGAAACGGAGAGGCAAGTGCACCGACACCGCGCATTACGCTCCCGGGGACGTATCGCCCTGCTGGTCGCCGGCGGGGTGATCGCGGCGGGCGCCGTACCGACCGCGTTCGCGGCGACCGGCGACACCGCGCGGCCGGCGTCGACCGCCGCGGCCGCGCACGCCGTGGCCGCCGGCGCCGGACTGGACGACCCGCGCAAGAAGGAGATCGCCATGGAGCTGGTCTCCAGCGCGGAGAACTCCAGCCTCGACTGGAAGGCCCAGTACAAGTACATCGAGGACATCGGCGACGGCCGCGGCTACACCGCCGGCATCATCGGCTTCTGCTCCGGTACCGGCGACATGCTCGACCTCGTCGAGTACTACACCAAGCGGGAACCGGGCAACCCGCTGGCCCCGTTCCTCCCCGCGCTGCGCAAGGTCAACGGCACCGACTCGCACGCCGGGCTCGGCACCCCGTTCGTCAACGCCTGGAAGAAGGCCGCCCAGGACAAGGTCTTCCAGGCCGCCCAGGACGAGGAGCGCGACCGCGTCTACTTCGACCCCGCGGTCGCCCGGGCCAAGGCGGACGGGGTGCGCACGCTGGGCCAGTTCATCTACTACGACGCGATCGTCATGCACGGCAACGGCGACGACAAGGACAGCTTCGGCTCGATCCGCAGGAACGCGCTGAAGAAGGCGAAGCCGCCGTCCCAGGGCGGCGACGAGACCGCCTACCTCAACGCGTTCCTCGACGCCCGCAAGGTGGCGATGAAGGACGAGGAGGCGCACAGCGACACCAGCCGGGTCGACACCGAGCAGCGGGTCTTCCTGCGCAACGGCAACCTCGACCTGGACCCGCCGCTGAAGTGGAAGGTCTACGGCGACAGTTACTCCATCGACCACTGACCGCCCGCGGGGGCGCCCGCCTTCCCGGGCGCCCCCGAACGGTATTGCATCGCTCGGTCCAAAACGCATAGGCTCCCGGACATGGGACGACCCCGGCAGTTCGACGAGGACGGGGCGGTCGAGGCGGCGATGCGCGCCTTCTGGGCCGCCGGCTACGAGGCGACCTCGACGCACGACCTGTGCGAGGCCACCGGGCTGGGCCGCAGCAGCGTCTACAACACCTTCTCCAGCAAACGCGACCTCTACTGCCGGGCCTTGCGCCGCTACACCGAACGGGTCTTCGCGCGCCAGGCCGCCGTGTTGGAGGGCGCCGGACGCGTCCGCGAGCGGATCGGCGCCCTGTTCGGGCAGGTGGTCTCCGACGAGTACGACACCGCCCGCGAGGTGGAGGACCCCGGGGTGCCGGGCTGTTTCGTCGTCAACTCCATGGTGGAGCTGGGCGGACGCGACCCCGAGGTCTCCGAACTCCTCGCCCGTGACCTCGACCGCCGGCTCGCCCTGCTGACCGGCGTGTTCGCGGCCGGCCAGGCGGCCGGGGAGATCGACCCCGCCAAGTCGCCGCGCGACCTGGCCCACTTCGTGGTCGCCACGGTTAGCGGCATGCGCGTGCTGGCCCGTGGCGGCGCGCCCCGCGAGGCACTGGAAGGGGCGGCCGCCACCGCGCTCGCCGCCCTGTGAGCCGCCACCCCGCCGGGGTGCCGGCCTTTGCCGTGCCCATGTTTTGAATCGATCTGTCCAATACGAGTACGGGGTGGCCCCGCGTCCGCGGCCGGCCGCCCGGGAGGGTCTGCCGTGCCGTTGGTCGTCTACGTCCTGGGCCTGAGCATCTTCGCCCAGGGGACGTCGGAGTTCATGCTGTCCGGGCTGCTGCCGCAGATCGCCGGTGACCTGGGGGTGAGCATCCCGGACGCCGGACTGCTGGTGTCGGCCTTCGCGGTCGGCATGGTGGTGGGCGCGCCGCTGCTGGCCGTGCTCACCCTGCGGTGGCCACGGCGCACCGCGCTCCTGGCGTTCCTGGTGGTCTTCGCCGCCGACCAGGTCGCCGGGGCGCTCGCCCCCGGGTACGGGGCGCTCTTCGCCACCCGGGTCGTCGGGGCGCTGGCGTACGCGGGGTTCTGGGCGGTGGCCGCCGCCACCGCGGTGGAGCTGGTGCCTTCCGACTCGCGGGCCAGGGCGCTCGCCGTGGTGGTCGGCGGACTGGCGGTCGCCAACGTGGTGGGGGTGCCGGCCGGTGCCCTGCTGGGCCAGCACGCGGGCTGGCGGGCGGCCTTCTGGGCGGTGGCCGTGCTGTGCGTACTGGCCACGATCGGGCTGCTGTTCACGCTGCGTTCCGCGACCGGCCGCACCGAGCAGCCACGTGCCATCGCCGGTGAGCTGCGGGCCCTGGGCCGGCCCCGGATCTGGGTCGCCTACGGCACCACCGCGCTGACCCAGGGCGCGCTCTTCTGCACCTTCAGCTACCTGGCCGCCCTGCTCACCCGGGCCGGCGGACTGGCCGAGGGCTGGGTGCCCGCGGTGCTCACCCTCTTCGGGGTCGGCGCGGTGATCGGGCTGACGGTCGGCGGCCGGTTCGCCGACTCCCGTCCCACCGCCACGCTCACCGCCGGACTCGCCGCCATGGTCGCCGTCTGCGTGACGCTGGCGTTCACCGCGCACCAGGCGGTGGTCACCGTGGTCGTCACCGCCGCGCTGGGACTGGTGGGGTTCGCCGTCAACCCCGCGCTCAACGCCCGGGTGTTCTCGCTGGCCGCAGAGGCGCCCACGCTCGCCGGGGCGGTGAGCACCGCCGCGTTCAACGTGGGCAACACGGTGGGCCCGTGGCTGGGCGGCGTCGCCATCGGGGCGGGCTGGGGCTACCCCTCGGTGGCCGTGGTCAGCGCGGTGCTGGGGGCCGGGGCGCTGGCCACCGCGGCGGTCTCGGTAACCCTGGACCGGCGGGCCGGCGCGGGGCGTACGTCGCGGACGGTGGCCGGGAGCGTGCCGGAGCGGCGGCCGGAGACGGCGGCACGCTGACCGCCGGCCCCGGGCCGCCCGGCCGCGCTCAGCGGGCCCGGCCCCGGCCCATCCGGCGGCCCAGCCGCAGCCCGAAGAGGATCAGGCTCAGCAGGAAGACCACCACCCCGATGACCAGCAGGTAGAGCAGCCCCTTGACCACCGCCCCGATGATGCCCAGGGCGATGGCGACGATGATCAGAAGAAGCAGAAGGGGGACCATGATGCCTCCGTACGGCGTCGGTCGGTGCGGGGAAGACGTCGGGTGCCGGGTCGGTACGGGTCAGCGGCGGGCCAGCCGCCGTTCCCCGCCGCTGCCCGGCTCGAACGGCAGCTCGTAGTGGGCGAAGACCTCCGGTTCGGCCTCGGCGGTCAGCTCGCCGTCGGTCGCGATCGACGGCGCCTTCTTCACCCGGCCGCGCGGATACCCCACCCGCAGATGGTCCGGGGTCACCGTGGCGCCGGCCAGCGGGACGAAGACCAGCCGGCGGCGGGTCGGCAGCCCCACGGTGACCGCGGCGAAGGCCGGCCGGTCGGTCGCGGTGTCCACGTACACCGACTCCAGCGAACCGATCCGGTGGCCGTCGGTGTCGACCACGTCACGGCCCCGCCACTGGCGGATGTCCTCGGCTTCGAGCACCGTTCCTCCCTAACGCCTGAGCATGCCGGGGGCCGGCCGGCCGGTCAGCGGTGACCGGCGCTTTCGCCGACCTCCTCGGCCACGTCCTTGTCGAGCGCGGAACGCACCAGCGCGGCGGCGAGCGCGGCCCACCGCTCCCGTCCGGCGAGGTGGGCAAGCTCCTCCGGCGAGGTGGGCAGCCCGACGCGCCCGGCGCCCCTGACCGCCTTGTCGTCGAAGAACGGGCCGAACTCCGGCCACAGCGACTGCGCTTCGCGGATGAAGATGTCGGCGCCCACCGGTCCGATGCCGGGCACCTCGCGCAGCGACCGCCGCAGCGCGTCCGGGTCGCCGTCGCTCGCCTGCCGCATCCGGCGCACATCGCCGCCGTAGCGGTCGAGGAGGAGCGCGGCGCCCTCGCCGAGCTGGGTGGCGGTGCGTTCGTCGTAGCGCCGGTAGTGGCCCTCGCCGAGCGCGTCCACCCGCCGCTGCCAGTCGGCGTCGGCCATGCGGCGCGGGTCGCCCAGCCCGGCCTCGAACAGTGCCCGGGCCGCCGCCGTGGCCACCTGCGCTTTGATGCGGGCGCTGAGCAGGGTGGCCAGGACCACCAGCTGGTACAGCGGCTGCGGGGTGTCCTTGAGGTGGATCCCCGCCTCCTCGGCGTACGTCCGCCCGTGCTCGTCCAGGAGCGCGCGGACCGTCTCACGCTGCCGTTGCGAAACCGCCATCGCCGTGCACCGCCTTCCCGGTCAGGCGGGCTTGAGCGGATCGTGGCCGATGGTCATCAGCCGGTGCCGCCAGTTGCTCTGGCCGGCGGTGGGCTCCAGGTCCTGGCGGCGCTCGGTGGTGACCACGTCGACGACCCGGCGCATGGTCTCCACGTCGTCGCCGGTGACATCGCGCTTGCGCTTGCCGAGGATGGCCAGGACGCGCCGGCCGCGCTCGGTGCCGGCCTCGTCCGGCAGCGCCTCGCCGGACTCGTCGGCCGAACGGGTCCTGAGCCAGTCGCTCAGTTCCTGGGAGGTCATGTTGACCACCCGGTGGAACTCGTCCCACAGCGTGTCCAGTTCGGCGGAGGGGATGTCGCTCATGGTGCTGCCTTCCGGATCTCGCGGGCGGTCGGGGTTCAGGACGCCGGGCCGGGCCGTTCCTGGGGGAGGCGTTCGAGCAGTCCGCGCATGTCGTCGGCGTGCTCCTCCTCCTGCGCCAGCACGTCCTCGAAGACCCGGCGGGTGGTCGGGTCCTTGTCGCCGAGCCACTGGGCGATCTCCGTGTACGCGGCGATCGCCACCCGCTCGGCGATCAGGTCCTCCTTGATCATCGCCACCAGGTCGCCGCTGGCGTCGTACTGGGCGTGGGCCCGGCCGGTGAGCGTGTCGGGGTCGAAGTCCGGTTCGCCGCCGAGCTGCACGATGCGTCCGGCGAACCGGTCGGCGTGCTCCTGCTCCTCCCGCGCGTGCTCCAGGAACTCGGCGGCGACCGGCTCGGAGAAGAGCCCGGTGGCCGTGAAGTAGTGGCGCTTATAGCGCAGGGTGCAGACGATCTCGGTGGCCAGCGCCTCGTTGAGCACCTGGAGCACCCGGCCCAGATCGGCGCCGTAGGCGTCGGTCACCGGGCCCTTGTCGATCTCCTGGCGGGCGCGGGCCCGGATCGTCTCGATGTCGGTCAGGAACTCCGCCATGTGGGGGAAACCGCCCTTTCCTTGCGTGTCCGCGGCGGACGGCGGTGGCCGCCCGCGGCAATGCGGGTACCCGTTTCCCGCGACGCGAACGCCGTGCCGGTGACCCGGTCAGCCAGGTGGCGGCGGACGCCCCGGGGCCCGGCCGACCGGCGTCGTGGCGCGGCCGTGGGCGCCTCGGGCCGGGCCTGCGGAGAGGGCATGGTGGTTTTGGGTTAAACTAGCGATGCGTGGTTGGCCGACGGAGGCCCGCACCGTCCGGTGCCCCGTTCCGCCGCCCGCCCCCAGTCGGCCCCGGTCAGGTCCCCCCCGTCCTGACCGGGGTCTTCCACGTTCCGCGTCGCTTCGTCGTGCCGCGTACTTCAAACCTCCCTGGCCGGAAAACCGCCGATCGCGTGAATCTGCGTGGGGTTCGGTCTGCCGGGGCCGCCGGA belongs to Streptantibioticus cattleyicolor NRRL 8057 = DSM 46488 and includes:
- a CDS encoding PRC-barrel domain-containing protein; the encoded protein is MLEAEDIRQWRGRDVVDTDGHRIGSLESVYVDTATDRPAFAAVTVGLPTRRRLVFVPLAGATVTPDHLRVGYPRGRVKKAPSIATDGELTAEAEPEVFAHYELPFEPGSGGERRLARR
- a CDS encoding DUF3140 domain-containing protein, with amino-acid sequence MSDIPSAELDTLWDEFHRVVNMTSQELSDWLRTRSADESGEALPDEAGTERGRRVLAILGKRKRDVTGDDVETMRRVVDVVTTERRQDLEPTAGQSNWRHRLMTIGHDPLKPA
- a CDS encoding HhH-GDP family DNA glycosylase — its product is MAVSQRQRETVRALLDEHGRTYAEEAGIHLKDTPQPLYQLVVLATLLSARIKAQVATAAARALFEAGLGDPRRMADADWQRRVDALGEGHYRRYDERTATQLGEGAALLLDRYGGDVRRMRQASDGDPDALRRSLREVPGIGPVGADIFIREAQSLWPEFGPFFDDKAVRGAGRVGLPTSPEELAHLAGRERWAALAAALVRSALDKDVAEEVGESAGHR
- a CDS encoding TetR/AcrR family transcriptional regulator; protein product: MTSRRPAAHDPARTLQLLWRQPTSDRRRGPRPGLSIDAVVDAATAIADAEGLAAVTMRKVAQALGVVPMTLYTYVPGKAELLELMLDAAYGRMARTDTTGRPWRERVAAVAEENRALYRRHPWAAAVSTSRPPLGPGQMAKYEHELSALDGLGLDDVTMDDCLAYLLAFVQACARADAEARAVRQESAMDDEEWWAVNGPLFARVFDERAYPLAARVGAAAGAAHGSAYNPDHAYAFGLERVLDALAALIDPNTVGKSAR
- a CDS encoding chitosanase — translated: MHRHRALRSRGRIALLVAGGVIAAGAVPTAFAATGDTARPASTAAAAHAVAAGAGLDDPRKKEIAMELVSSAENSSLDWKAQYKYIEDIGDGRGYTAGIIGFCSGTGDMLDLVEYYTKREPGNPLAPFLPALRKVNGTDSHAGLGTPFVNAWKKAAQDKVFQAAQDEERDRVYFDPAVARAKADGVRTLGQFIYYDAIVMHGNGDDKDSFGSIRRNALKKAKPPSQGGDETAYLNAFLDARKVAMKDEEAHSDTSRVDTEQRVFLRNGNLDLDPPLKWKVYGDSYSIDH
- a CDS encoding VOC family protein; amino-acid sequence: MRISASAVSLNVADVAASSAFLVEHFGFREEMAADGFASLARDGLGFDVVFLRCGLETLPADQRDVHAAGLILAFTVDDLEGELARLRAEGVPVTMEPTEEEWGERAFQVRDPNGVIVQLMDWKGAGAQAG
- a CDS encoding TetR/AcrR family transcriptional regulator — encoded protein: MGRPRQFDEDGAVEAAMRAFWAAGYEATSTHDLCEATGLGRSSVYNTFSSKRDLYCRALRRYTERVFARQAAVLEGAGRVRERIGALFGQVVSDEYDTAREVEDPGVPGCFVVNSMVELGGRDPEVSELLARDLDRRLALLTGVFAAGQAAGEIDPAKSPRDLAHFVVATVSGMRVLARGGAPREALEGAAATALAAL
- a CDS encoding Cmx/CmrA family chloramphenicol efflux MFS transporter encodes the protein MPLVVYVLGLSIFAQGTSEFMLSGLLPQIAGDLGVSIPDAGLLVSAFAVGMVVGAPLLAVLTLRWPRRTALLAFLVVFAADQVAGALAPGYGALFATRVVGALAYAGFWAVAAATAVELVPSDSRARALAVVVGGLAVANVVGVPAGALLGQHAGWRAAFWAVAVLCVLATIGLLFTLRSATGRTEQPRAIAGELRALGRPRIWVAYGTTALTQGALFCTFSYLAALLTRAGGLAEGWVPAVLTLFGVGAVIGLTVGGRFADSRPTATLTAGLAAMVAVCVTLAFTAHQAVVTVVVTAALGLVGFAVNPALNARVFSLAAEAPTLAGAVSTAAFNVGNTVGPWLGGVAIGAGWGYPSVAVVSAVLGAGALATAAVSVTLDRRAGAGRTSRTVAGSVPERRPETAAR